The Cervus canadensis isolate Bull #8, Minnesota chromosome X, ASM1932006v1, whole genome shotgun sequence genome contains a region encoding:
- the LOC122434839 gene encoding casein kinase I-like — MASSSGLKADSIVGGRYKLVREIGCGSFGDVYSAIDLTNHEEVAVKLESQDARQPRLVYEKELYDFLQGGVGIPQIRWFGQEADSNVLVMDLLGPSLEDLFNFCSRKFTMKTVLMLADQMISRLEYVHTHNLIHRDIKPENFLMGTGQQWKQLFLIDFGLAKKYRDPRTGQHIRYKKGKSLTGTPLYASITAHLGRQSRRDDMESLGYVLMYFNRASLPWQGLQAATMKETLEKISDMKITTPVDVLCDGFPIQFAMYLKHCRALSFEEAPDYRYLRRLFRLLFRTLNYQYDYAFDWVVLKQQAEQQAASSIGQGQQAQPPPRRQSI; from the coding sequence ATGGCGAGCAGCAGCGGACTCAAGGCCGATTCCATTGTCGGAGGGAGATATAAACTGGTTCGGGAGATCGGGTGTGGCTCCTTTGGGGACGTTTACTCGGCGATAGACCTCACCAACCACGAAGAAGTGGCGGTAAAACTAGAGTCACAGGATGCGAGGCAGCCCCGGTTGGTATATGAGAAGGAGCTCTATGATTTTCTTCAAGGTGGGGTTGGCATCCCCCAGATACGGTGGTTTGGTCAGGAAGCGGACTCTAATGTGCTCGTCATGGATCTTCTGGGACCCAGCCTTGAAGACCTCTTCAATTTCTGTTCAAGAAAGTTCACTATGAAAACTGTACTTATGTTAGCTGATCAGATGATCAGTAGACTCgaatatgtgcatacacacaatCTGATACATAGAGACATTAAACCAGAAAACTTCCTAATGGGTACTGGGCAGCAGTGGAAACAGTTATTCCTTATCGATTTTGGTTTGGCCAAGAAGTACAGAGACCCCAGGACGGGGCAACACATACGGTACAAAAAGGGTAAAAGTCTCACTGGCACACCTCTCTATGCTAGCATCACTGCACATCTTGGTCGACAGAGTCGCCGAGATGACATGGAATCATTAGGATAtgttttgatgtattttaatAGAGCTAGCCTGCCATGGCAAGGACTACAGGCTGCAACAATGAAGGAAACACTTGAAAAGATTAGCGATATGAAGATAACCACACCTGTTGATGTTTTATGTGACGGCTTTCCTATACAATTTGCCATGTACTTAAAGCATTGTCGCGCGCTGTCCTTTGAGGAAGCCCCGGATTACAGATATCTGAGGCGGCTATTCCGCCTTCTTTTCAGGACCCTGAATTACCAATATGACTATGCATTTGATTGGGTAGTGTTAAAGCAGCAAGCAGAACAGCAGGCTGCCTCTTCAATTGGGCAGGGTCAGCAGGCCCAACCCCCACCCCGCAGGCAATCaatctga